A window from Theobroma cacao cultivar B97-61/B2 chromosome 3, Criollo_cocoa_genome_V2, whole genome shotgun sequence encodes these proteins:
- the LOC108661171 gene encoding uncharacterized protein LOC108661171 yields the protein MGIDEIQTPMDKVFEALSKINAITPELIDTKELGHDLAYSCKFHMGTIGHSIQNCDSFRRKLQELMDSSVIEFYEEAEENLVGTINGDTPAEVASSSFGANKPKPLTIFYEENRSPMNDTSPTMIRSASSAPQASFEDLIGVGGITRSGRCYSPEIAERVGKGKPAQGEGGLKKADTFSKDQVDESVVAPNMSEYSVVEQLTKMPARISLLSLLLNSEAHRNALLKVLNQAYVAQDISVEKLDHIMGNITVGNFIAFNDEEIPSGGRGSNKALHITIKCKDHAVPRVLVDNGSALNVMPRSTLTKLPVDVSYMRTNRMVVRAFDGTTREVVGDIELPIKIGPCIFEVQFQVMDIAPSYNCLLGRPWIHMAGAIPSSLHQKVKFIAEGQLISVCAEEDILAIQPSSAPYVEATEEVPECSFRSFEFVNATYVGERKVIPTPRLSVATKMGVKQTVGKGCRAGLGLGKNLQGINRPLTPMKNEERFGLGYKPTKEERRKLTAQKKIKRMAQLEGKEEEFGERTIPHLYETFRSAGFIHLEAPPKVNQVLRIFDELSIHMIRDEEPDEKIPMVYPVLPGEELSNWTATELPIIFKSSKM from the exons ATGGGTATTGATGAGATTCAAACACCAATGGATAAAGTGTTTGAGGCGTTGTCCAAGATAAATGCCATCACTCCAGAACTCATCGACACAAAGGAATTGGGGCATGATCTCGCTTATTCTTGCAAATTTCATATGGGGACAATTGGGCATTCCATTCAAAATTGTGATAGCTTTCGTCGTAAGTTGCAAGAATTGATGGATTCATCGGTAATTGAGTTTTATGAAGAAGCCGAAGAGAATTTGGTCGGAACCATAAATGGAGACACCCCAGCTGAAGTGGCATCAAGTTCATTCGGGGCGAACAAACCTAAACCTCTCACCATCTTCTATGAAGAAAACAGAAGCCCGATGAATGATACATCCCCTACTATGATCAGAAGTG CTTCATCCGCCCCCCAAGCATCTTTTGAAGATCTAATTGGTGTGGGGGGTATAACGCGAAGTGGGCGATGTTATTCCCCTGAGATAGCGGAAAGAGTTGGAAAAGGGAAACCAGCACAGGGAGAGGGAGGCCTAAAGAAAGCAGATACCTTTTCCAAGGACCAAGTTGACGAATCTGTAGTTGCTCCGAACATGAG TGAATACAGTGTGGTAGAACAATTAACCAAGATGCCCGCTCGCATCTCGTTGTTGTCTTTACTGTTGAATTCGGAAGCACACAGGAACGCACTGCTCAAAGTCTTGAACCAAGCTTATGTGGCACAAGATATATCAGTGGAAAAGTTAGACCACATCATGGGGAACATTACAGTGGGAAACTTCATTGCctttaatgatgaagaaatACCATCGGGTGGTCGAGGAAGTAACAAAGCGCTGCACATTACCATCAAATGCAAGGACCATGCCGTACCTAGGGTCTTGGTCGATAATGGTTCCGCTTTAAATGTCATGCCTCGCTCTACTTTAACCAAGTTGCCAGTAGATGTGTCGTATATGAGAACCAACCGCATGGTTGTAAGGGCTTTCGACGGGACCACAAGGGAGGTGGTAGGGGACATTGAACTACCGATAAAAATTGGCCCTTGCATTTTTGAGGTCCAATTTCAAGTCATGGACATTGCCCCGTCCTACAATTGCTTGTTAGGGCGTCCATGGATTCATATGGCTGGAGCCATACCATCTTCCCTTcatcaaaaagttaaattcaTAGCTGAAGGCCAACTGATAAGTGTATGTGCGGAGGAAGACATACTGGCTATTCAACCATCATCTGCTCCCTATGTAGAGGCAACAGAAGAAGTCCCAGAATGCTCTTTCAGatcttttgaatttgttaatgcTACTTATGTGGGGGAAAGAAAAGTGATACCGACCCCTCGTTTGTCAGTAGCCACTAAAATGGGAGTTAAGCAGACTGTGGGTAAAGGATGCCGTGCTGGTTTGGGGTTAGGAAAGAATTTACAAGGAATTAACCGTCCTCTGACTCCAATGAAGAACGAAGAAAGGTTTGGTTTGGGGTACAAGCCTACCaaagaagagagaaggaaaCTGACAGCTCAAAAGAAGATTAAAAGGATGGCTCAACTTgagggaaaggaagaagaattcGGGGAACGGACAATCCCACACCTATATGAGACTTTTCGCTCTGCAGGTTTCATTCATCTCGAAGCACCACCAAAGGTCAATCAGGTTCTACGGATATTTGATGAGCTATCAATCCATATGATCAGAGATGAAGAACCTGATGAGAAGATCCCTATGGTGTATCCAGTACTGCCAGGAGAGGAGCTAAGTAATTGGACAGCCACGGAACTGCCCATCATCTTTAAGTCTTCCAAAATGTAA
- the LOC18604743 gene encoding NEP1-interacting protein-like 2 isoform X1 codes for MFLDAVDTVPRFIAGAISGALTGLFAFAGAFTGAVMGALAGKASDSGILRGAGLGAIAGAILSVEVLEASRAYWCLEQSGSRGSSSMADFIEELLRGRLVEEGLTPAMLNAYNWQLSLADISYDEIHDIYGEVILRGLSGDSLKNLPCHVILDEIKATQGIYCTICLQDIKVGETARSLPKCQHTFHLACVDKWLIRRGSCPVCRRDV; via the exons ATGTTCCTGGATGCTGTTGACACCGTTCCCCGCTTCATTGCCGGAGCCATTTCTGGAGCTCTCACGGGCCTTTTTGCTTTTG CAGGAGCTTTTACCGGAGCCGTTATGGGTGCTTTAGCAGGTAAGGCTTCTGATAGTGGCATCCTTCGTGGGGCTGGATTAGGCGCTATAGCTGGGGCTATCCTCTCGGTTGAGGTCTTGGAGGCATCACGTGCCTACTGGTGCTTGGAACAATCTGGCTCAAGGGGTTCGTCATCTATG GCAGACTTCATAGAGGAGCTTCTTCGTGGAAGATTGGTAGAAGAAGGGTTGACACCAGCGATGTTAAATGCCTACAATTGGCag TTAAGCCTTGCTGATATAAGCTATGATGAGATCCATGATATCTATGGTGAAGTGATCTTAAGGGGGTTGTCGGGAGATTCACTGAAAAACCTACCATGTCATGTGATTTTAGATGAAATTAAGGCAACTCAGGGCATCTATTGCACAATATGTTTGCAG GATATTAAAGTAGGGGAAACTGCAAGGAGCTTGCCGAAGTGCCAGCACACATTTCACCTGGCATGTGTGGATAAGTGGCTTATAAGGCGGGGTTCATGCCCTGTATGTAGACGGGATGTGTAG
- the LOC18604743 gene encoding NEP1-interacting protein-like 2 isoform X2, which produces MFLDAVDTVPRFIAGAISGALTGLFAFGAFTGAVMGALAGKASDSGILRGAGLGAIAGAILSVEVLEASRAYWCLEQSGSRGSSSMADFIEELLRGRLVEEGLTPAMLNAYNWQLSLADISYDEIHDIYGEVILRGLSGDSLKNLPCHVILDEIKATQGIYCTICLQDIKVGETARSLPKCQHTFHLACVDKWLIRRGSCPVCRRDV; this is translated from the exons ATGTTCCTGGATGCTGTTGACACCGTTCCCCGCTTCATTGCCGGAGCCATTTCTGGAGCTCTCACGGGCCTTTTTGCTTTTG GAGCTTTTACCGGAGCCGTTATGGGTGCTTTAGCAGGTAAGGCTTCTGATAGTGGCATCCTTCGTGGGGCTGGATTAGGCGCTATAGCTGGGGCTATCCTCTCGGTTGAGGTCTTGGAGGCATCACGTGCCTACTGGTGCTTGGAACAATCTGGCTCAAGGGGTTCGTCATCTATG GCAGACTTCATAGAGGAGCTTCTTCGTGGAAGATTGGTAGAAGAAGGGTTGACACCAGCGATGTTAAATGCCTACAATTGGCag TTAAGCCTTGCTGATATAAGCTATGATGAGATCCATGATATCTATGGTGAAGTGATCTTAAGGGGGTTGTCGGGAGATTCACTGAAAAACCTACCATGTCATGTGATTTTAGATGAAATTAAGGCAACTCAGGGCATCTATTGCACAATATGTTTGCAG GATATTAAAGTAGGGGAAACTGCAAGGAGCTTGCCGAAGTGCCAGCACACATTTCACCTGGCATGTGTGGATAAGTGGCTTATAAGGCGGGGTTCATGCCCTGTATGTAGACGGGATGTGTAG
- the LOC18604744 gene encoding pentatricopeptide repeat-containing protein At5g61400, with translation MLKLVPRNRTPFCYTKYPSSHSKIASHSSPSHHLNLTKAILNSQTPHQALNLFNSNIKLINPSKNLEPYSAIIHVLTGAKLYTDARCLIKYLIKTLQSSLKPRRACHLIFNALSKLQTSKFTPNVFGSLIIAFSEMGLIEEALWVYRKIRTFPPMQACNSLLDGLVKMGRFDSMWDVYYDLLSRGFLPNVVTYGVLINGCCCQGDASKARELFHELLMKGIQPNVVIFTTVIKILCSEGQMLEAECMFRLIKDLYFLPNLYTFNVLMNGYCKMDNVERAFEIYWMMIGDGLRPNVVTFGILIDGLCKMGALVVARNYFVCMVKYGVFPNVFVYNCLIDGYCKAGNVSEAVELSSEMEKLKILPDVFTYSILIKGLCSVGRVEEGSFLLQKMIKDGVLANSVTYNSLIDGYCRVGNMEKALEICSQMTEKGVEPNVITFSTLIDGYCKAGNMQAAMGFYSEMVIKSIVPDVVAYTALINGCCKNGNVKEALRLHKVMLGSGLTPNAFTLSCLVDGLCKDGIVFEAFSVFLEKTRAGISENGINEMDGLFCLPNHVMYMIYTTLIQALCKDGQIFKANKIFSDIRCIDLIADVPSYIVMLEGHFQAKNMIDVMMLHADMIKIGIMPSITVNMIMARGYQEIGDLRLALMCSEDLAVQSLGVFNQGDHKELQHAVNEDK, from the coding sequence ATGTTGAAGCTTGTGCCGCGTAATCGAACGCCATTTTGTTACACCAAGTACCCTTCAAGCCACTCCAAAATAGCCTCGCACTCATCACCATCTCATCATCTGAATCTGACCAAGGCCATCCTCAACTCCCAAACTCCCCACCAAGCTCTAAACCTTTTCAATTCCAACATAAAACTCATCAATCCATCGAAAAATCTCGAGCCTTATTCAGCCATTATTCACGTGTTAACCGGTGCTAAACTTTATACAGACGCCAGGTGTTTGATAAAATACCTCATCAAAACCCTCCAAAGCTCGTTAAAACCCCGCCGCGCTTGCCACTTAATTTTCAATGCCCTTAGCAAATTACAAACCTCAAAATTCACTCCCAATGTTTTTGGGTCGTTAATCATTGCATTTTCTGAGATGGGTCTGATCGAGGAAGCCTTGTGGGTTTATAGAAAAATCAGAACTTTCCCGCCAATGCAGGCTTGTAATTCACTTTTAGATGGGTTAGTTAAGATGGGGAGATTTGATTCGATGTGGGATGTTTATTATGACTTGCTTTCGCGTGGGTTTTTGCCTAATGTTGTTACTTATGGGGTGTTGATAAATGGTTGTTGTTGTCAAGGTGATGCTTCAAAGGCTCGCGAGTTGTTTCATGAGCTGTTAATGAAAGGAATTCAACCCAATGTTGTCATCTTCACGACTGTCATAAAAATTCTTTGCAGTGAAGGTCAGATGCTGGAGGCGGAATGTATGTTTAGGTTAATAAAAGATTTGTATTTCCTTCCAAATTTGTACACTTTTAATGTTTTGATGAATGGTTATTGCAAGATGGATAATGTTGAACGTGCCTTTGAAATATACTGGATGATGATTGGTGATGGCTTGAGACCAAATGTTGTTACTTTTGGTATCTTGATTGATGGACTTTGTAAGATGGGTGCATTGGTAGTGGCAAGGAACTATTTTGTTTGTATGGTTAAATATGGTGTTTTTCCCAATGTATTTGTGTACAATTGTTTAATTGATGGATACTGTAAGGCAGGTAATGTTTCTGAAGCAGTGGAGTTGAGCTCAGAAATGgagaagttaaaaattttgccTGATGTTTTCACTTACAGTATACTGATCAAGGGTCTTTGTAGTGTTGGCAGAGTGGAAGAAGGGAGTTTTTTATTGCAGAAAATGATCAAAGATGGAGTTTTGGCAAATTCTGTGACTTACAATTCACTAATTGATGGTTACTGTAGAGTAGGTAACATGGAGAAAGCTTTGGAGATATGCTCTCAAATGACTGAAAAAGGTGTAGAACCAAATGTCATCACTTTCTCAACATTGATTGATGGTTACTGCAAGGCTGGAAATATGCAAGCTGCCATGGGTTTTTACTCAGAAATGGTTATCAAAAGCATTGTTCCTGATGTGGTGGCTTACACAGCTTTGATTAATGGGTGCTGTAAAAATGGGAATGTGAAGGAGGCACTCCGGCTGCATAAAGTGATGCTAGGGTCAGGCTTAACACCCAATGCTTTCACATTAAGTTGCTTAGTTGATGGCCTTTGTAAGGATGGAATAGTTTTTGAGGCTTTCAGTGTTTTCTTGGAGAAAACTAGAGCTGGTATTAGTGAAAATGGAATCAATGAAATGGATGGCCTCTTTTGCTTGCCAAATCATGTGATGTATATGATCTATACAACCTTGATTCAGGCCCTGTGCAAGGATGGCCAGATATTTAAggcaaataaaattttctcagATATAAGATGCATTGACTTGATAGCAGATGTGCCATCTTACATCGTTATGTTAGAGGGTCACTTTCAAGCCAAGAATATGATTGATGTGATGATGCTGCATGCTGATATGATAAAGATTGGCATCATGCCAAGCATTACCGTAAACATGATCATGGCGAGGGGTTATCAAGAGATTGGAGACCTCAGATTAGCTCTTATGTGCTCTGAGGATTTAGCGGTTCAGAGCTTGGGTGTTTTCAATCAAGGAGACCATAAAGAACTTCAGCATGCAGTGAATGAGGACAAATAA
- the LOC18604745 gene encoding pentatricopeptide repeat-containing protein At5g66520 produces the protein MLVEGVIPANLVNSRILQQSIISLLQKYRTITKITQIHTQIIINGFSQKNFILVNLISFYITSSNNLPHALKIFETIEKPSTTIWNQVIRGYSRTENPEKSVELYNQMVATGAIPDGFTYSYLLSACARSGMLREGEQVHGKVLADGYCSNVFVRTNLVNLYAMVGGGDGIGYARRVFDEMGERNVVSWNSLLAGYIRYGDVHMARRVFDEMPERNVVSWTTMVAGFARNGKCRQALSFFNQMRRARVQLDQVALLAALSACAELGDLESGKWIHSHIKETSRVRSQRLLVSLNNALIHMYASCGLIEEAYQVLKYMPERSTVSWTSMIMGLAKQGFAQEALVVYECMLSLGDREVKPDALTYLGVLCACSHAGYVEEGWHHFTQMTQNWGIEPRIEHYCCMIDLLSRAGFLDEAFNLIETMPVKPNDAVWGALLSGCRIHKNVDLASQVAQKLVAELDPDYAAGYLVLLSNVYAFAKRWQDVANVRQKMIDMGVKKPAGRSWVQIDGVVHDFMAGDSADKHAYSIYDMLWQVTRQAKQEGYEPDISEVLY, from the coding sequence atgttAGTTGAAGGAGTCATTCCCGCCAATCTAGTCAACTCCAGAATTCTACAGCAAAGCATCATTTCCCTTCTTCAAAAATATAGAACCATTACAAAGATTACCCAAATCCACACCCAGATCATCATTAACGGTTTTTCTCagaaaaatttcatcctagtAAACCTTATCTCATTCTATATAACCTCTAGTAATAATCTCCCACATGCCCTTAAAATTTTCGAGACTATCGAAAAACCAAGTACTACAATCTGGAACCAGGTCATCCGAGGGTATTCAAGAACCGAAAACCCTGAAAAATCGGTTGAATTGTATAACCAAATGGTTGCAACGGGGGCTATCCCTGATGGGTTTACTTATTCATATCTTTTGAGCGCTTGCGCGAGGTCTGGGATGTTGAGAGAAGGGGAACAGGTTCATGGGAAAGTTTTGGCAGATGGGTATTGCTCCAATGTGTTTGTGAGGACGAATTTGGTTAATTTGTATGCAATGGTGGGTGGTGGTGATGGTATTGGTTATGCGCGTAgagtgtttgatgaaatgggGGAGAGGAATGTGGTGAGTTGGAATTCGTTGCTCGCTGGCTATATTAGGTATGGGGATGTTCATATGGCGAGGAGAGTTTTCGATGAGATGCCAGAGAGGAACGTGGTGTCGTGGACGACAATGGTTGCAGGGTTTGCTAGGAATGGGAAGTGTCGGCAAGCTTTGTCCTTTTTTAATCAGATGAGGAGGGCGCGTGTCCAATTGGATCAGGTGGCATTGTTGGCAGCATTATCAGCCTGTGCTGAATTGGGTGATTTAGAATCGGGGAAGTGGATTCACTCACATATCAAAGAGACATCACGGGTTAGAAGCCAGCGATTGTTGGTATCTTTGAACAATGCACTTATACACATGTATGCCAGTTGTGGTTTGATTGAGGAAGCTTATCAAGTGCTTAAATACATGCCGGAAAGAAGTACTGTTTCTTGGACAAGCATGATCATGGGATTAGCAAAACAGGGCTTTGCACAAGAAGCTCTTGTCGTGTATGAATGTATGCTAAGCTTGGGAGACAGAGAAGTCAAGCCTGATGCATTAACCTACCTTGGAGTTCTCTGTGCTTGTAGTCATGCTGGATATGTTGAGGAGGGTTGGCATCATTTTACACAAATGACTCAAAACTGGGGAATTGAGCCCAGGATTGAGCActattgttgcatgattgatCTTCTCAGCCGTGCTGGTTTCTTGGATGAAGCATTCAATCTTATTGAAACCATGCCTGTGAAACCAAATGATGCTGTGTGGGGTGCCCTACTCAGTGGTTGTAGGATTCATAAGAATGTTGATCTTGCCTCTCAAGTGGCTCAGAAATTGGTTGCTGAGCTTGACCCCGACTATGCTGCTGGGTATCTTGTGCTGTTGTCAAATGTGTATGCTTTTGCAAAGAGGTGGCAGGATGTTGCTAATGTGAGACAAAAAATGATTGACATGGGAGTGAAAAAGCCTGCAGGTCGGAGTTGGGTTCAAATTGATGGAGTTGTTCACGATTTTATGGCAGGTGACAGTGCCGACAAACATGCATATTCAATCTATGATATGCTTTGGCAAGTCACTAGACAGGCAAAGCAGGAAGGCTACGAGCCAGACATATCAGAAGTTTTGTACTAA
- the LOC18604746 gene encoding protein NEN1 isoform X1: MGPTTSGDRSEICFFDLETTVPQRRGQGYAILEFGAILVCSKRLLELESYSTLVRPDNLASISPSSERCNRITREDVASAPSFSEISDKVHDLLHGRVWAGHNIVRFDCLRIREAFEKIGRPAPEPKGIIDSLALLTKTFGRRAGNMKMATLANYFNIGEQRHRSLDDIRMNLEVLKYCATVLFLESSLPDILTADSVVSPRPTTRSISNSKSSPEGPSPNMQAPSSSIYESVPNLSPTDIENGEPHPIISLLTCHIGEEIPSLDASDSAQPDPFDMSRLSNEIKTEAYQLDVTMEEKPEPESPEVSLATAVAGGCSGYAGFLEPDEVSVTSISASLTPYYRGTDRIKLLHEDVVLQLFCSRLRVRFGISKKFVDQAGRPRLSIMVNVSPSLCRVLDACDAVAKKRFEDCGSSSEWRPVVNRKDGYVNYPTVRLHIPTVVSGDIVQYATEIHQKDSSGTVQKLVFSKFDAAELDNLFRTGIFVDAFFSLDPYDYQQSAGIRLVAKNLIIHSY; this comes from the exons aTGGGGCCGACAACGTCGGGTGACAGATCCGAAATCTGCTTCTTCGATCTGGAAACCACGGTCCCTCAGCGACGCGGCCAAGGCTATGCCATTCTCGAATTCGGAGCCATTTTAGTTTGCTCCAAAAGGCTCCTGGAGCTCGAAAGCTACTCCACCCTGGTCCGACCGGACAACCTCGCTTCCATTTCCCCTTCCTCCGAACGCTGCAACCGCATCACCCGAGAGGACGTCGCTTCGGCACCTTCCTTTTCAGAAATCTCCGACAAAGTCCACGACCTTCTTCATG GAAGGGTTTGGGCGGGGCATAATATAGTGAGGTTTGATTGcttgaggataagggaagcgTTTGAAAAGATTGGTCGGCCGGCGCCGGAGCCTAAGGGAATTATTGATTCATTGGCGTTGTTGACTAAAACATTTGGAAGGAGAGCTGGTAACATGAAg ATGGCAACTCTTGCAAACTATTTTAATATTGGAGAGCAGAGACACAG GAGCTTGGATGATATCCGGATGAACCTTGAAGTTCTTAAGTACTGTGCAACAGTTTTGTTCCTG GAGTCGAGCCTCCCCGATATACTCACAGCAGATAGTGTGGTTTCCCCAAGGCCGACTACAAGAAGTATTAGTAATAGCAAGTCATCTCCTGAGGGGCCTAGCCCAAACATGCAAGCCCCTTCAAGTTCAATTTATGAAAGTGTTCCAAATTTATCTCCAACAGATATAGAAAATGGTGAACCCCATCCAATAATCTCTCTTTTGACTTGCCACATTGGAGAGGAAATCCCAAGTTTAGATGCATCTGATTCGGCTCAACCAGATCCTTTTGACATGAGTCGGCTCAGCAATGAAATAAAAACGGAGGCCTATCAATTAGATGTCACCATGGAAGAAAAACCTGAGCCAGAATCTCCTGAGGTGTCTCTTGCAACAGCTGTTGCTGGGGGTTGCAGTGGTTATGCAGGATTCCTAGAGCCTGATGAGGTTTCTGTAACTTCTATCAGTGCATCTCTTACACCATATTATCGTGGCACTGACCGAATAAAATTGTTGCATGAAGATGTTGTTTTACAACTCTTTTGTTCTCGTTTGAGAGTGCGATTTGGAATTAGTAAAAAGTTTGTTGATCAGGCTGGTCGGCCACGCTTGAGCATCATGGTTAATGTGTCTCCAAGTTTATGTAGGGTTCTAGATGCTTGTGATGCTGTTGCGAAGAAAAGATTTGAGGATTGTGGAAGCAGCTCTGAGTGGAGGCCTGTTGTGAACAGGAAAGATGGTTACGTCAACTACCCAACTGTGAGACTGCA CATACCTACTGTAGTCAGCGGGGATATTGTCCAATATGCCACAGAGATACATCAGAAAGACAGCTCTGGTACTGTGCAAAAACTTGTATTCAGTAAATTTGATGCCGCCGAGCTTGATAACTTATTTAGAACAGGGATCTTTGTGGATGCATTCTTCAGCTTGGATCCTTATGATTATCAGCAGAGTGCAGGTATCCGTTTGGTGgctaaaaatttgattatacATTCTTACTAG
- the LOC18604746 gene encoding protein NEN1 isoform X2 yields the protein MGPTTSGDRSEICFFDLETTVPQRRGQGYAILEFGAILVCSKRLLELESYSTLVRPDNLASISPSSERCNRITREDVASAPSFSEISDKVHDLLHGRVWAGHNIVRFDCLRIREAFEKIGRPAPEPKGIIDSLALLTKTFGRRAGNMKESSLPDILTADSVVSPRPTTRSISNSKSSPEGPSPNMQAPSSSIYESVPNLSPTDIENGEPHPIISLLTCHIGEEIPSLDASDSAQPDPFDMSRLSNEIKTEAYQLDVTMEEKPEPESPEVSLATAVAGGCSGYAGFLEPDEVSVTSISASLTPYYRGTDRIKLLHEDVVLQLFCSRLRVRFGISKKFVDQAGRPRLSIMVNVSPSLCRVLDACDAVAKKRFEDCGSSSEWRPVVNRKDGYVNYPTVRLHIPTVVSGDIVQYATEIHQKDSSGTVQKLVFSKFDAAELDNLFRTGIFVDAFFSLDPYDYQQSAGIRLVAKNLIIHSY from the exons aTGGGGCCGACAACGTCGGGTGACAGATCCGAAATCTGCTTCTTCGATCTGGAAACCACGGTCCCTCAGCGACGCGGCCAAGGCTATGCCATTCTCGAATTCGGAGCCATTTTAGTTTGCTCCAAAAGGCTCCTGGAGCTCGAAAGCTACTCCACCCTGGTCCGACCGGACAACCTCGCTTCCATTTCCCCTTCCTCCGAACGCTGCAACCGCATCACCCGAGAGGACGTCGCTTCGGCACCTTCCTTTTCAGAAATCTCCGACAAAGTCCACGACCTTCTTCATG GAAGGGTTTGGGCGGGGCATAATATAGTGAGGTTTGATTGcttgaggataagggaagcgTTTGAAAAGATTGGTCGGCCGGCGCCGGAGCCTAAGGGAATTATTGATTCATTGGCGTTGTTGACTAAAACATTTGGAAGGAGAGCTGGTAACATGAAg GAGTCGAGCCTCCCCGATATACTCACAGCAGATAGTGTGGTTTCCCCAAGGCCGACTACAAGAAGTATTAGTAATAGCAAGTCATCTCCTGAGGGGCCTAGCCCAAACATGCAAGCCCCTTCAAGTTCAATTTATGAAAGTGTTCCAAATTTATCTCCAACAGATATAGAAAATGGTGAACCCCATCCAATAATCTCTCTTTTGACTTGCCACATTGGAGAGGAAATCCCAAGTTTAGATGCATCTGATTCGGCTCAACCAGATCCTTTTGACATGAGTCGGCTCAGCAATGAAATAAAAACGGAGGCCTATCAATTAGATGTCACCATGGAAGAAAAACCTGAGCCAGAATCTCCTGAGGTGTCTCTTGCAACAGCTGTTGCTGGGGGTTGCAGTGGTTATGCAGGATTCCTAGAGCCTGATGAGGTTTCTGTAACTTCTATCAGTGCATCTCTTACACCATATTATCGTGGCACTGACCGAATAAAATTGTTGCATGAAGATGTTGTTTTACAACTCTTTTGTTCTCGTTTGAGAGTGCGATTTGGAATTAGTAAAAAGTTTGTTGATCAGGCTGGTCGGCCACGCTTGAGCATCATGGTTAATGTGTCTCCAAGTTTATGTAGGGTTCTAGATGCTTGTGATGCTGTTGCGAAGAAAAGATTTGAGGATTGTGGAAGCAGCTCTGAGTGGAGGCCTGTTGTGAACAGGAAAGATGGTTACGTCAACTACCCAACTGTGAGACTGCA CATACCTACTGTAGTCAGCGGGGATATTGTCCAATATGCCACAGAGATACATCAGAAAGACAGCTCTGGTACTGTGCAAAAACTTGTATTCAGTAAATTTGATGCCGCCGAGCTTGATAACTTATTTAGAACAGGGATCTTTGTGGATGCATTCTTCAGCTTGGATCCTTATGATTATCAGCAGAGTGCAGGTATCCGTTTGGTGgctaaaaatttgattatacATTCTTACTAG